The genomic DNA GCTCTTTGTGGAGAGTCCTTGCCTCAGCCAGGCTGGGTGACTTTACCCATGGCTGTGCCTTCCTGGAACATCCTTGATCACCACTACCTCCTTGAAGGCCCCATAAGCCACCAGAGTAGAAACCCCTCATCTTCCTGCTGCAGGGGCATGCACCACCTTGCTCATGCCTGGGAGCTGATGGGCCTGCGTGCCTTCCCAGCTAGCCGGTGGGGTCTCGGGGATTGCGGGGAGATGTTTCTGATCTGTTGTCTTCACATGCCCCAGAGCAGTGCCCCCTCGAACAAGAGGCTCAATCCGCCAACACCAGCTTGGTGACGATTTCAGAAAAGTCTCTCCTGGACGCCCGTCTCCGCTGCTGGCCACGGGGTCTGGTCTCGGTGGACCATGATTAACTGCTGgctcattgagcacctactgtgtacagCTGTAGCTGTATAGCTGTAGCTACATAAAGTTACAGAAGACTTGGTGGGGGGTGCGGGGCTTGGTAGGAATGAGGTGGAGGGGCAAGAAACGTGAACAACGTCATGGTACAAAAGACGTTCCAGAATAGAGATGTGCAGTATGGAGAAGGTGGGAGAATCAGAAGGGCAGAGGGCATCAGTGGGGAGGAGTCTGTGGTTGGAGACTGCAAACATCTGGAAGGGAGTTTGGGGGAACACTGGCTGGGTGCCTGAACACATGGCATTCTCTGGAAGGAACTAACCAGCGTGAGGACATACTGATTGCATACTTAGCCACCACCCATGGAGGCTCTAAACCTGAGTGCCTCTAATTCTGGCTTCACCCTCAGCTTGCAGAGTGAGCCCAGGGAGACCATTTGGATGCAGCTGAATACCCCAGGCTGCTTGCCGCAGCACGGTCGTTGTCAAGGATACTTGGTTGATGAATAAAAAATCCCAGAAACGAGAGGTGAATCTCCGGGAAAAGTCCTGCAATTGACAAGAGGAGCCCCATCTGGGTGTGAGTGACAGAAGAGTCCCTTTGCAGGTCACAGGCCAGAAGGGATGGAGGGCTGGACAGGTGCTCGCCATCACTGGCCACAGGAAAGTTCTCTCCCTGTCACTGCAACGTGCGACAGGGCCGCTAAAAAGGTGACCCCCGTACGAAGGAATGAATGAGATAAAACAGAGCAGGCGCTGGGAAAAAGGGAATGAAAGCTGACGTTCACTGCTTTTCGTTCTCCCTTGGGTCTCTGTGGTCCAGGAAAATGGAACATGAACCTCGATTGTTTGCGGACCATTCCTCCCTTTATGAACATTTACATAATTCTTGATGTCAAATTTCAAATAACACAGGAGTTTATAGAGTAAAAACTACAAGTCTCCTTTTgttccctcctcctaccctcccgGCCCCAAGTTTAATACTTGCAGGTCTTTTTCTATGCCTTcgtgcacatatatttacatataaaaatacataaatgtaatttctgtgtgtctttctgcatagctgggattgTGCTGTGTGTGTGCGTCTGCGCATTGTCTTTCACTGAACAGCATGCCGTAACTCTCCCTGTGCATGAAGGGAGGCCTCCCTCTCACAGCTGTATTATATTCCAGATGGAGACACAGGCTTTACTGAGTCATGCCTCTGTTGAAAGACATTTATGTTGTCTCCAGTGTTTGCTCGTAAataaatactgctttaaaaagCATCTTGTGTACATTTGGAGACACATGAATATTTTGAGGAGAGAAATGTGTGAATTTGTATCAtcacagaactggaaagaaatgtcttttgttctgctctccctccccttccttccccctgGAATCTTTTACGCAGAAACCTTAGAACCTGAGTGTCCGAAGTGGgtctccttcctctgcctgccCTGGCGTGGGCACTGAGGCCATAGAAACCCAGTCAGTGGGCAGGTTTGATTCACACCCAGAAATGTTTCTTAGACCCTGGCCTCAAGcgggaatggaattgctggttgATTCCAGCAGAGGGTGACTGGTCTAAGTGGAATGTCTCCTTCAGACCCTGTGGCTATCGGCTGTCCCAGCTTCCCAGCATCAACAGACCCGGCACAGGCTGAGAGGCATTCAGAATGTATACAAGGGCCCACGGGCTGGCCCATCCAGATCTGTGCGGAATGCAATCAGCGCTTTCTGTATGGGATGAGGTAATCCCCTGCTTTTGCTTGAGGGGACCTGTGATTTCTGTGTAGGGCCCTCTGGGGTTCATTAgaggcctccctccctctccacttTCAGATTTTGCAGGGAGCTTTGTCAACCAGGCCTTTGGGAACCAGGGGCCCTGGGTACACATTGCATAGTTTGCCCTATGAGGCTTTTGTTCCTATCAGGGATTCTGAGAGTGTCACTTGTTAAGGTCTAAGCAGGTAATTTAGGAAGGTTCTTTGCTCCAATGGCGGACGCACACCATCAGTGAATGGTGTTCAATGCAAGTGGGCCCTGCCCACCCTAAACGTCCTGCACGCAGGCTGGGGCAGCCAGAGCCTTTGTCGCAGACCACATTCCATGTTACATGGCATTTCCCTGTTTTGAATAAGGGGATTGATTGTCTTTGTCAAATAATAATCTGTTTTCTGGAGACAGCCCTTGTTTCTGAAACCTAATGCATGAAAAATACCGAAATGACGAAAGGCTGAGCTATTGTAtgacactttttttgttgttgtttgttttatttagctcccatttaaaTTTGCAGAGGACTTGATGGCTGCACTGTCTGCTTAATCTCCCTTTTCGCTATGCTTTCCTTTATCTGACCACTGGAGCCTTTGGTGGTGGGAAGGAAGAGGCTGGTCCAGGCCCCTAGAGGAAAGCAGGTGATCAGGGTGTGGACCTCTGACTTCGTTTCCTGGCCAGGCCGGTCCCAGTGTGGGCTGCTGTTCCTTGGACTGACTGGTGGTTAGTGATTGAGGATCGGTGATCGGTGATCGGTGGCTGATGATTGGTGGCCGGTGATCGGTGGGGCAGTGAGGAGCTCCAGCCTCTGCTCTCTCATTCAGCCCTTGGGCAGCAACAGCCACACCCTGGTTGGAAGTTTCCCACTGTGCCACCCAGGAGGGGAGAAGCAGGAAAGAGGGGAGGACCGCCGAGCGGGGAAGTGCCTATctcagaaatattatttttgactCAGAGGACCAGTGGTCCCTAAATCAAATTTTCTTTGCCCAAAGAGGCAGAGGTAGAAAGCCAAGGACTGGATGGGGGTCTCTGAGCCCTTTTCCACCTCTCAGTCCCACTCTGGGCTCTGAGAATACTGAAGGCTGCTGGTAGCTCAAAGCGGGTGAGTGTCTGTTTTGTGCTAAGAATGGAGGAACTGGAAGGAAGGACACACTGGAGATGTGGGAACCAGGCGTCTTCTCACTGAGTGACCTGGCCTCCTGCAGGGGCCGTCCATGCCGAGCAGTGGCCGGGCACCTGGCCAGCCGGCACCTGACATGTCTCTACACTGGAGGGCGAGTAAGACCTGAGCCAGAGGACTGTCACCGTGGTGGGGGAGAGAGGTGGGGTGGATTCGGGATCCAAGTTCTAGCGAACAAAGACTGAGGGTCACTTCTTTCTAGCCCCTGTGAATGGCCCAAGCCCCAGGATTTATGGCAGCTTCTGCTGAGTGGCTGTGCCAGTGGGGACAGAGCAGGGAGCCCAAGCCAGGCGCCAGCCGAGCTGCCCTCTGGACCCAGCTGCTGTCCCTGCTGCTGCCTAGCTGTGGGGCCGTCCTCCATTCAAGCTTTTCTGCTCCCCGGGACTCTGGGGTCAGAGAAGATCACGGGTGAAAGTGTTTTGGAAACCAAGCCATGAtgcaaatgtgttttgttttaaggaaatGGGACAAAGGAAAAGGTGGTTGCAGTAGAGCCATGTGGGAGAGCAAAGGTGAAATCCTTGTCTGCTGGAATCACAGGGTGGAGAGTGGAACATCAGCTCTGGGTGGTGGCCAAGGGAAGGTGGAGATAGTAGCTTCAAGGCACAGCCTGGGGCTGGCTGTCTGCCCTGGGGCTGGCTGTCCGTCTGGCAGGCCAGGGTTTCCTCAGCTCCCTGCTGGGCCTGTGTCCTTTTGGAGTTCTAGAGCTGCGTCTTAGGACAGGTGCGCCGAGCCTCCTACTTTGAGTTTCTGTCCTGACCTTGACCTTGCTCGCCTCCACGGGCACCCTCCCATGCTTGGGTATCAGGGCTTGTCATAAGTCAGTGGTCACAGGGCTTGATTCCTCCTAGTGGGTGACTCTGAGGACAGCCAGGCCTCCCGCTGCAGGACCAGCGTGGTTCCCTCCATGGAGGGCTTTCAGAGTGGGGAGGGCATGCGGCTGTCATGGGAGGCCCAGCGCTTTCTGTTGGCCGTGGAGGACACTGAGTCAGGTTAGGTCACCAGGAGGGGACCCCACGGTGATTCCCATCCTGCAGAGGGAAGTGCCCAGAAGCCTGCAGCAGTCTCCACTAAGTGGGGTTCAAGCGAGGTCCTCTGCTGTGAATGATGGGGCAGTGGAGCCGAGGCCGCGCAATTTCTCACTTTTCAGGGATTCTGTTCATGTCGTCCCAGAGGAGAAACGCATCGAACAACCCAGTCTCTGTGTGAGCCTGTGAGTCTCCCTCCACCGGGGGTATTTATTACTCAGCCAGTAaagccagttttcaaggggagtaGAATTAAACCAGGTTCTGCTTTTTGCTAAAGGGAAAAACGGCTCGCCTCAGGTGGGAGAATCCCCAGGGTTCTTTCTTCTTGGccggggagggagaagggggagaCGTTTTACTGAGCATCGTTTTACTGAGCATCGGCTAGGGCCAAGCTCTGAATTAGGCCTTTTCTTCTTAGGCTATCTGTGAGATAGGTGCTGCTGTCCTGGGGAGGAGGATGCAGACAGATTAACTCTTAAGGTAAATGCTAATGAAGAGAGGAGCCAGAATTCCAAGCCAGGAATGTCTGATCTCGGAGTGGGCGGCTTCCCAGCTGTGGCTTTGCGTCCTGCTAGCGTAGCTACCTGGACAGTGATCCCCTGACCGTTGTCCTTGATCTTCCAGGAGATTCTCAAATGTAACCTGGAATCCACTTTAAATGAACTTGGTAAATAGTGACTTGACCCTAGGCCAGTCATTACCTGGGACAAGAGAGGGGGAAGGGCATCCACCTGACTATGTCACTGTCAACTGCATCCTTGGGCTGAGGTTTTGATTTTACAGTGGGGTTCAGGCAGGGCCAATTGCTGACCCAGGACCATGGCCAGGAGGGAATGTCAGGGCCTTCCCATGGGCAGACTGACAGTAGAAGACAGCCCCTGTCAGACTATCTGGAGAAATCACTGCCAGATAACAGTGGTATCCTGTGGCTGAATTCTGGCTGGCAGTGAAATGGTGATGGAGTGTTGGTCTCACCTCAGGTCAGCAGGGAAAACAGTTGGGAAAATCGTCAGCCCTCCTGAAATGCAGCAGGTGGTGGTTTTTGCGCTTTGAGTCTTGGCACACTTTGCTCTTGAAGCAGTTGAACagataaaggaatggaaaaacagGTGCTGATGCAGAGCTTGAGACAGCTGCTTGGTTGCCCTTCATTGAAAACCACACTGTGAACCCAGAGTCTTCAGGTTTGGGGTGCGGTGAAGCTGTGGGCCACCTTTCATAGGCTCACTGTGTTTCCAGAGGCTTTGTGACTGCACACTGGGGCTGCCCGAGAGCCAGGTTTACATGTGAATTTAGCAGAAAAGTAAAGAGTGCTGAGtcacattttaaatgcaaatttggAGGAGGATTTGAAATGCTTTCATTAAGACACCAAAGCAGGACACTTGTAATACAGCAGTGCCAGGAGCAGACAACCCTGCCATTCTTTGGGGACGTAGATAAAATGGCTCCACTGTCCCCTGCTGAGAGCGAGCAGGCCATCAGCATCGCGGTGGCTGGGGCTCAGCTGCCTGACGTTTCTTTGGCCCTTGTACTGTGTTGATTTCACACCCTGGGCACAGCCAGACTGGCGGTGTCTTGAGAACATAGCCATGAAAAGATGGAGAAAGCAAACACAGTTTCTGTCTTGGAGCACCACATGGATTTAGATTCGGAgtatggtttattttgttttggagagttttattatggatttttttttctccctttgttgCAAAGACATTACAGAGCTAAACCCAAACAGCTGAGCCTATCAGGGTCCCGGAAAAGCATTTTGCCTGAAACTGGAGTTTTTCCTAATGAAGTGACTTTTCTCTTCCATCTtctttgtttgcttggttttctCGTAGGTCATTGGATTGCCCGCCCTCAGAACGATGGATCTGCACGTCTTCGACTACTCGGAGCCAGGGAACTTCTCGGACATCAGCTGGCCATGCAACAGCAGTGACTGCATCGTGGTGGACACGGTGATGTGCCCCAACATGCCCAACAAAAGTGTCCTGCTCTACACGCTCGccttcatttacattttcatcttCGTCATCGGCATGATTGCCAACTCCGTGGTGGTCTGGGTGAACATCCAGGCCAAGACCACAGGCTACGATACGCACTGCTACATCCTGAACCTGGCCATCGCCGACCTGTGGGTTGTCCTCACCATCCCAGTCTGGGTGGTCAGCCTCGTGCAGCACAACCAGTGGCCCATGGGGGAGCTCACGTGCAAGGTCACACACCTCATCTTCTCCATCAACCTCTTCGGCAGCATCTTCTTCCTCACGTGCATGAGCGTGGACCGCTACCTCTCCATCACCTACTTCACCAACACCTCCAGCAGCAGGAAGAAGATGGTACGCCGTGTCGTCTGCGTCCTGGTGTGGCTGCTGGCCTTCTGCGTGTCTCTGCCAGACACCTACTACCTGAAGACCGTCACGTCTGCGTCCAACAATGAAACCTACTGCCGGTCCTTCTACCCTGAGCACAGCATCAAGGAGTGGCTGATCGGCATGGAGCTGGTGTCTGTGGTCTTGGGCTTCGCCGTTCCCTTTTCCGTCATCGCCGTCTTCTACTTCCTGCTGGCCAGAGCCATCTCGGCGTCAGGTGACCAGGAGAAGCACAGCAGCCGGAAGATCATCTTCTCCTACGTGGTGGTCTTCCTCGTCTGCTGGCTGCCCTACCACGTGGCGGTGCTGCTGGACATCTTCTCGATCCTGCACTACATCCCTTTCACCTGCCGGCTGGAGCACGCCCTCTTCACAGCCCTGCACGTCACACAGTGCCTGTCGCTGGTGCACTGCTGCGTTAACCCTGTCCTCTACAGCTTCATCAATCGCAACTACAGGTACGAGCTGATGAAGGCCTTCATCTTCAAATACTCGGCCAAAACAGGGCTCACCAAGCTCATCGATGCCTCCAGAGTCTCAGAAACGGAGTACTCTGCCTTGGAGCAGAGCACCAAATGATCCGCCCTGGAGAGGCTCTGGGACggggttgcttgtttttgaaCAGGGTGACGGGCCCTGTGGTGTTCTAGAGCAAAGCAAAGTAGCTTCGGGTCTTGATGCTTGAGTGGCGTGAAGAGGGGAGCACGTGCCCCCTGCatccattctctctttctcttgacGACGCGGCTGTCGTGTGGCTGTACGCGCCGACAGTTTTGCAACAGGCAGGGCTGTGTCGTGCAGCAGTGCTGTGCATCAGAGCCAGCTGAGGACGGGCTTGCCTGGACTTCTGTAAGATAGGATTTTCTGTGTTTCCCgaattttttatatggtgatttgtatttaaattttaagacTTTATTTTCTCACTATTGGTGTACCTTATAAATGTATttgaaagttaaatatattttaaatattgtttggGAGGCATAGTGCTGACATATATTCAGAGTGTTGTAGTTTTAAGGTTAGCTTGACTTCAGTTTTGACTAAGGATGACACTAATTGTTAGctgttttgaaattatatatatatatacatatatataaatatataaatatatgccaGTCTTGgctgaaatgttttatttaccATAGTTTTATATCTGTGTGGTGTTTTGTACCGGCACGGGATATGGAACGAAAACTGCTCTGTAATGCAGTTTGTGACGTTAATAGTGTTGtaaagttacatttaaaaaaaacaaaaaactgttccGGACTGCAAATCTGTGCACACAACGAACAGTCGCATTTCAGAGAGTTCTCTCAATTtgtaagttattttttttaataaagatttttgtttcctaaaaatGCATCAAGTCTcagttttaaaagtgtgttttggCACTTGAGTAGCATGCGTGGTAGTAATACATGGATAGATACGGCACACACAGGCCAACTGAATGAAGATTTTAGAAAAAGAGTGGTACCGTAAAGCAAAAGCCACGAGGTTGACTTGTTTGaaatgatataaaaagaaaaacacttgagCATACTGCATagtttttattcatgtatttattttttattttcaggcaGTAACGtgtttggtgggggggggggggggggatttcTAGGGTCCAGCGAGATGGTCGTGGAGAGAAGGCTGGCACAGAGAAGGTGCCACTTGCTGTCCAGACAGGAGAGTTTCAGGTTGCGGGACTGGTGTCCTCATCTCTACCACCTGCATGCTTCCAGGGCCTGTGCAAAGCCCCTTAAATCTCCTCTGCTAAGGTAAACATCTCCAGGGGCAACACTTCCTATTCAAAGTCTTCATTTAAACTGTGCCAATCAGCTACCCTCTTGAGGCCACACAAAGAGCGAATCCCCAGCGTGTGCATGTCCTTACTAGTGGTTGGAAAGAGTGCTCTCAGAATGGCCAGTTCCTGCTGGGCCCTCTCGAACTCTACCTGGAGCCACAAGAACGGCGGAGACTTCAACAGACCAGTCAGCTGGGCAGGGGCTCAGAGAGGGGCTGGGTTCCCAGCACTGCCCTCACCACCTCTACCTCTGCCAAGGCCTCTCTGCACAGAGAGCTGTTTGCCAACACAAAGGCAGACCCCGATGCTCATCTGACCTGTGAGCTTGGGGGCTGCTGCTAGGTTGGAAAGCACCCTGTGCAGGTCCTTGCCCCACAGACCCACAATGGGCAGCTGTGCAGTCCCCAGGGGCCCACAGACCGAGTCCACTGCAGGGGGCTCCTATTTCCTGCAGAGGGCTTCACAGCTCAGAGTTTTGGAACTAGGGCTGTAACTTACTGGAAATATGTTCTTGATACACACGTACATCCTCAGGTGCACATACACGTGGTCTTACTTCAGTGGGATTCTGATTCGATAACAGTAATGTAGGTAGTGGGATAAAAGCATGTGAAGAGGCAAACACACCAAGAAGAAGGGAAGATAAGAGTAGGTAGGATGGCAACATGAAATTGCGAAAGTTCTCGACCTAAATATGTGTTCCTTGACAATAAAAATGGATTACATGTTTGCTGTGAGCCTTCTAGGGGTCAAGTTCAggcagaaatacatttttcccaTAGTAAAGTcaaagtggggagggggagggggcatCGATTGCAATCCACACGCGCAGCCGTGCAACAGATGGAACTGTGAAAAGGCGTTCCACTGAATTGCTGTGCTGAATTGCCATCGCAGTCCATCCATCGGGCTCTCCCACCCCCTTACCCTGGAATTTCAGTAGGCTCCTGGGGGCTGACAgtgctggggtgggtgggggtctTTCAGGCCTGTCTGTCTACCTGGATGTCTGAGAGGGCCACTGCCTGTGCCTTCTGCAGGGCTCCTCTGCCACCCCTGTTCCTGTGGCTCTGGCTGCTGTTTTTGCCTCGCTGGACGGTGAGACTGCTTTggcccttttctgtttttctgctgctctgcagcctggggcTGCCCCAGCTGCCTCCTCCCACACTGCagtggaggggcagggagggagggagggtgacaCTGAACCAGACCCGGACTCACCAGGCGGCACCCTCTGCTTTGGGGGGATTTTCCGTCTCCCACAGGGCCCAGGGCACCGTGGCCTGCTGTCCCAGACCCTCCGACGTCCCTGGGGTCTGCTGTCTGCAGGGGCAGGCTCCATCTCGGAAATGCTCCAGTGACTgtgttctctctcttccttctagaAATCCCCTTCTTTGTCCTGCCTGGGGCTGGAAGATTTGCTGGTTTATTCCCAGTTATCTGAACTcaaaatctctttcctttgatTTCTACTGCAGGGTCCTTCCCTGGAGCCAGGAGGGATAACAGAGGCTGGGTCAAGGGGTAGAGTGTCCTGAGGGGAGGGGAGTtaatactgaaaaaaagaaattcagcccCACCCTATGACTGTGGtgcagaggaggcagagagaataGTGAGCCGTGTTTAGATATGGGGTGGGCCTTGAGGGGAGGAGGGATGGACAGGAGACCCCTGGCTCTCCTCAAATCCAGGGACTAGACAGCCTGCAGTGCTGCCGTGGGAGGGTTGTTCTTTGGTGTCCTTTTCCCTGGACAGATCTTCCAAGACACCCGCCTCCTGACGTGGTAAGAAAGTTGTTAGCATGACCTTGGACCCCAGGAAGGATGTCTGGGGCTCCAGCCAGAGTGGGACCTCAGAGT from Piliocolobus tephrosceles isolate RC106 chromosome 11, ASM277652v3, whole genome shotgun sequence includes the following:
- the ACKR3 gene encoding atypical chemokine receptor 3, which translates into the protein MDLHVFDYSEPGNFSDISWPCNSSDCIVVDTVMCPNMPNKSVLLYTLAFIYIFIFVIGMIANSVVVWVNIQAKTTGYDTHCYILNLAIADLWVVLTIPVWVVSLVQHNQWPMGELTCKVTHLIFSINLFGSIFFLTCMSVDRYLSITYFTNTSSSRKKMVRRVVCVLVWLLAFCVSLPDTYYLKTVTSASNNETYCRSFYPEHSIKEWLIGMELVSVVLGFAVPFSVIAVFYFLLARAISASGDQEKHSSRKIIFSYVVVFLVCWLPYHVAVLLDIFSILHYIPFTCRLEHALFTALHVTQCLSLVHCCVNPVLYSFINRNYRYELMKAFIFKYSAKTGLTKLIDASRVSETEYSALEQSTK